The Triticum dicoccoides isolate Atlit2015 ecotype Zavitan chromosome 6A, WEW_v2.0, whole genome shotgun sequence genome has a window encoding:
- the LOC119318269 gene encoding serine/threonine-protein kinase OSR1-like isoform X2: MVGSGSKHAAGGSGLGGGGERRKYPIRAEDYELYEEIGQGVSAIVYRALCRPLGETVAVKVLDFERTNSNLNNIMREAQTMILIDHPNVVKAICSFANNQTLWVVMPYMAGGSCLHIMKSVYPDGFEEAVIATLLREVLRGLEYLHHHGHIHRDVKAGNILVDSRGGVKLGDFGVSACLFESGDRQRARNTFVGTPCWMAPEVMEQLHGYDFKADIWSFGITALELAHGHAPFSKCPPMKVLLMTLQNAPPGLDYERDKKFSRHFKQMVAMCLVKEPSKRPTATKLLKQSFFKQARSHDYIVRKLLEGLPGLGARYQALKEKDEHLLAQKKMPDGRKEEISQDEYKRGISSWNFDIDDLKSQASLISECEDTISSKDTDISSIYDFDTSLQEQALEGSLFSMKYDTDIENDVMANDKSAVSSPEQSVCLSRASLCGTSNGVLVNGHVRKHSSMESCDLDLQEKDLDAIPTSSFQERKCSFSSCSSDGFLSSKESSKPQINIHNRDKGSGGVLQVADEPSPEAISRAPKSLVSNVDEHDDRSKPPLIQQRGRFKVTPGNVELDKAHSPGLQKSHSMQTISQLSALSIPSSAEAASSIIGGSLYIQLYNVLQTNLLQREQILHAMKQLYISDSISPVRMHSLSRSPSPSSALSVDRSMLEAAQEKEKELVNEVLELQWRLLCAQDEVQRLKAKAAQI; the protein is encoded by the exons ATGGTCGGGTCGGGGTCGAAGCATGCCGCGGGCGGGAGCGGCCTCGGCGGCGGAGGGGAGAGGCGCAAGTACCCGATCCGCGCCGAGGACTACGAGCTGTACGAGGAGATCGGGCAGGGCGTCAGCGCCATCGTCTACCGCGCGCTCTGCAGGCCGCTCGGCGAGACCGTCGCCGTCAAGGTGCTCGACTTCGAGCGCACCAACAGCAACCTG AACAATATCATGCGTGAAGCCCAGACAATGATTCTTATAGACCATCCTAATGTTGTTAAGGCGATCTGTTCGTTTGCAAATAACCAAACGTTATGGGTAGTTATGCCGTACATGGCTGGAGGATCTTGTCTTCACATAATGAAATCAGTCTATCCGGATGGTTTCGAGGAAGCTGTCATTGCAACACTGCTCCGTGAAGTTCTAAGAGGATTGGAATATCTTCATCATCATGGGCATATACATCGTGATGTCAAG GCGGGAAATATCCTAGTTGATTCTCGTGGTGGAGTTAAGCTTGGAGATTTTGGGGTTTCTGCTTGCCTTTTTGAATCTGGTGACAGACAGCGGGCTAGAAACACTTTCGTGGGAACTCCTTGCTG GATGGCACCAGAGGTAATGGAGCAACTACATGGATATGATTTCAA GGCAGACATATGGTCCTTTGGAATTACCGCACTTGAACTTGCCCATGGTCACGCTCCTTTCTCAAAGTGCCCTCCCATGAAG GTCTTGCTTATGACACTTCAAAATGCTCCCCCCGGTCTTGATTATGAAAGAGATAAGAAATTCTCAAGG CACTTCAAGCAAatggtagctatgtgtttggtaaAAGAGCCTTCAAAAAGGCCGACTGCAACAAAATTGCTCAAGCAATCCTTTTTCAAGCAAGCTCGTTCCCATGATTACATTGTTCGAAAGCTTTTGGAGGGATTGCCTGGCCTTGGCGCTAGATATCAAGCTTTGAAG GAAAAGGATGAACATTTACTTGCTCAAAAGAAAATGCCTGATGGTAGAAAGGAAGAAATCTCGCAG GATGAATACAAAAGGGGTATCAGCAGCTGGAACTTTGACATTGATGACCTGAAGTCTCAAGCCTCACTG ATTTCAGAGTGTGAGGACACGATATCATCTAAAGATACAGATATATCGTCTATCTATGACTTCGACACCAGCTTGCAGGAGCAAGCACTCGAAGGGTCTCTTTTTTCAATGAAGTATGATACTGACATC GAAAATGATGTCATGGCCAATGATAAGTCAGCTGTTTCATCACCCGAGCAGTCTGTTTGTCTATCAAG GGCATCTCTATGTGGAACTTCTAACGGAGTACTGGTAAATGGCCATGTCAGGAAACACAGCTCTATGGAAAGCTGTGATTTGGACTTGCAAGAGAAAGATTTGGATGCCATTCCAACAAGCTCATTTCAGGAAAGGAAGTGTTCTTTCAGTTCTTGCTCATCAGATGGTTTTCTTTCTTCCAAAGAGAG CTCTAAGCCACAAATCAACATTCATAACCGTGACAAGGGTAGCGGAGGGGTCTTGCAAGTAGCAGATGAGCCATCTCCTGAAGCTATTTCTAGGGCACCTAAATCATTGG TATCAAATGTTGATGAACATGATGATAGATCAAAACCTCCACTTATACAGCAAAGAGGTCGTTTTAAAGTTACACCTGGGAATGTCGAGTTGGATAAG GCTCACTCACCTGGCCTACAAAAGTCTCACAGCATGCAG ACAATTTCTCAACTTTCTGCATTAAGCATACCATCTTCAGCTGAGGCTGCTTCAAGCATTATTGGTGGCTCCTTGTACATCCAGTTATACAATGTTTTGCAGACCAATCTGCTTCAGAGG GAACAGATACTTCATGCGATGAAGCAGTTATACATTTCTGATTCTATTTCACCTGTTCGGATGCATTCGTTAAGTCGTTCCCCATCTCCATCATCAGCTTTATCGGTAGATAGATCCATG TTGGAAGCAGCacaagagaaggagaaggaactGGTCAATGAAGTCCTGGAGCTACAATGGCG GTTATTGTGTGCACAGGATGAGGTGCAGAGGCTCAAAGCAAAAGCAGCCCAG ATCTGA
- the LOC119318269 gene encoding serine/threonine-protein kinase 24-like isoform X1: MVGSGSKHAAGGSGLGGGGERRKYPIRAEDYELYEEIGQGVSAIVYRALCRPLGETVAVKVLDFERTNSNLNNIMREAQTMILIDHPNVVKAICSFANNQTLWVVMPYMAGGSCLHIMKSVYPDGFEEAVIATLLREVLRGLEYLHHHGHIHRDVKAGNILVDSRGGVKLGDFGVSACLFESGDRQRARNTFVGTPCWMAPEVMEQLHGYDFKADIWSFGITALELAHGHAPFSKCPPMKVLLMTLQNAPPGLDYERDKKFSRHFKQMVAMCLVKEPSKRPTATKLLKQSFFKQARSHDYIVRKLLEGLPGLGARYQALKEKDEHLLAQKKMPDGRKEEISQDEYKRGISSWNFDIDDLKSQASLISECEDTISSKDTDISSIYDFDTSLQEQALEGSLFSMKYDTDIENDVMANDKSAVSSPEQSVCLSRASLCGTSNGVLVNGHVRKHSSMESCDLDLQEKDLDAIPTSSFQERKCSFSSCSSDGFLSSKESSFSSKPQINIHNRDKGSGGVLQVADEPSPEAISRAPKSLVSNVDEHDDRSKPPLIQQRGRFKVTPGNVELDKAHSPGLQKSHSMQTISQLSALSIPSSAEAASSIIGGSLYIQLYNVLQTNLLQREQILHAMKQLYISDSISPVRMHSLSRSPSPSSALSVDRSMLEAAQEKEKELVNEVLELQWRLLCAQDEVQRLKAKAAQI, translated from the exons ATGGTCGGGTCGGGGTCGAAGCATGCCGCGGGCGGGAGCGGCCTCGGCGGCGGAGGGGAGAGGCGCAAGTACCCGATCCGCGCCGAGGACTACGAGCTGTACGAGGAGATCGGGCAGGGCGTCAGCGCCATCGTCTACCGCGCGCTCTGCAGGCCGCTCGGCGAGACCGTCGCCGTCAAGGTGCTCGACTTCGAGCGCACCAACAGCAACCTG AACAATATCATGCGTGAAGCCCAGACAATGATTCTTATAGACCATCCTAATGTTGTTAAGGCGATCTGTTCGTTTGCAAATAACCAAACGTTATGGGTAGTTATGCCGTACATGGCTGGAGGATCTTGTCTTCACATAATGAAATCAGTCTATCCGGATGGTTTCGAGGAAGCTGTCATTGCAACACTGCTCCGTGAAGTTCTAAGAGGATTGGAATATCTTCATCATCATGGGCATATACATCGTGATGTCAAG GCGGGAAATATCCTAGTTGATTCTCGTGGTGGAGTTAAGCTTGGAGATTTTGGGGTTTCTGCTTGCCTTTTTGAATCTGGTGACAGACAGCGGGCTAGAAACACTTTCGTGGGAACTCCTTGCTG GATGGCACCAGAGGTAATGGAGCAACTACATGGATATGATTTCAA GGCAGACATATGGTCCTTTGGAATTACCGCACTTGAACTTGCCCATGGTCACGCTCCTTTCTCAAAGTGCCCTCCCATGAAG GTCTTGCTTATGACACTTCAAAATGCTCCCCCCGGTCTTGATTATGAAAGAGATAAGAAATTCTCAAGG CACTTCAAGCAAatggtagctatgtgtttggtaaAAGAGCCTTCAAAAAGGCCGACTGCAACAAAATTGCTCAAGCAATCCTTTTTCAAGCAAGCTCGTTCCCATGATTACATTGTTCGAAAGCTTTTGGAGGGATTGCCTGGCCTTGGCGCTAGATATCAAGCTTTGAAG GAAAAGGATGAACATTTACTTGCTCAAAAGAAAATGCCTGATGGTAGAAAGGAAGAAATCTCGCAG GATGAATACAAAAGGGGTATCAGCAGCTGGAACTTTGACATTGATGACCTGAAGTCTCAAGCCTCACTG ATTTCAGAGTGTGAGGACACGATATCATCTAAAGATACAGATATATCGTCTATCTATGACTTCGACACCAGCTTGCAGGAGCAAGCACTCGAAGGGTCTCTTTTTTCAATGAAGTATGATACTGACATC GAAAATGATGTCATGGCCAATGATAAGTCAGCTGTTTCATCACCCGAGCAGTCTGTTTGTCTATCAAG GGCATCTCTATGTGGAACTTCTAACGGAGTACTGGTAAATGGCCATGTCAGGAAACACAGCTCTATGGAAAGCTGTGATTTGGACTTGCAAGAGAAAGATTTGGATGCCATTCCAACAAGCTCATTTCAGGAAAGGAAGTGTTCTTTCAGTTCTTGCTCATCAGATGGTTTTCTTTCTTCCAAAGAGAG TTCTTTCAGCTCTAAGCCACAAATCAACATTCATAACCGTGACAAGGGTAGCGGAGGGGTCTTGCAAGTAGCAGATGAGCCATCTCCTGAAGCTATTTCTAGGGCACCTAAATCATTGG TATCAAATGTTGATGAACATGATGATAGATCAAAACCTCCACTTATACAGCAAAGAGGTCGTTTTAAAGTTACACCTGGGAATGTCGAGTTGGATAAG GCTCACTCACCTGGCCTACAAAAGTCTCACAGCATGCAG ACAATTTCTCAACTTTCTGCATTAAGCATACCATCTTCAGCTGAGGCTGCTTCAAGCATTATTGGTGGCTCCTTGTACATCCAGTTATACAATGTTTTGCAGACCAATCTGCTTCAGAGG GAACAGATACTTCATGCGATGAAGCAGTTATACATTTCTGATTCTATTTCACCTGTTCGGATGCATTCGTTAAGTCGTTCCCCATCTCCATCATCAGCTTTATCGGTAGATAGATCCATG TTGGAAGCAGCacaagagaaggagaaggaactGGTCAATGAAGTCCTGGAGCTACAATGGCG GTTATTGTGTGCACAGGATGAGGTGCAGAGGCTCAAAGCAAAAGCAGCCCAG ATCTGA
- the LOC119318269 gene encoding serine/threonine-protein kinase OSR1-like isoform X3, whose product MVGSGSKHAAGGSGLGGGGERRKYPIRAEDYELYEEIGQGVSAIVYRALCRPLGETVAVKVLDFERTNSNLNNIMREAQTMILIDHPNVVKAICSFANNQTLWVVMPYMAGGSCLHIMKSVYPDGFEEAVIATLLREVLRGLEYLHHHGHIHRDVKAGNILVDSRGGVKLGDFGVSACLFESGDRQRARNTFVGTPCWMAPEVMEQLHGYDFKADIWSFGITALELAHGHAPFSKCPPMKVLLMTLQNAPPGLDYERDKKFSRHFKQMVAMCLVKEPSKRPTATKLLKQSFFKQARSHDYIVRKLLEGLPGLGARYQALKEKDEHLLAQKKMPDGRKEEISQDEYKRGISSWNFDIDDLKSQASLISECEDTISSKDTDISSIYDFDTSLQEQALEGSLFSMKYDTDIENDVMANDKSAVSSPEQSVCLSRKHSSMESCDLDLQEKDLDAIPTSSFQERKCSFSSCSSDGFLSSKESSFSSKPQINIHNRDKGSGGVLQVADEPSPEAISRAPKSLVSNVDEHDDRSKPPLIQQRGRFKVTPGNVELDKAHSPGLQKSHSMQTISQLSALSIPSSAEAASSIIGGSLYIQLYNVLQTNLLQREQILHAMKQLYISDSISPVRMHSLSRSPSPSSALSVDRSMLEAAQEKEKELVNEVLELQWRLLCAQDEVQRLKAKAAQI is encoded by the exons ATGGTCGGGTCGGGGTCGAAGCATGCCGCGGGCGGGAGCGGCCTCGGCGGCGGAGGGGAGAGGCGCAAGTACCCGATCCGCGCCGAGGACTACGAGCTGTACGAGGAGATCGGGCAGGGCGTCAGCGCCATCGTCTACCGCGCGCTCTGCAGGCCGCTCGGCGAGACCGTCGCCGTCAAGGTGCTCGACTTCGAGCGCACCAACAGCAACCTG AACAATATCATGCGTGAAGCCCAGACAATGATTCTTATAGACCATCCTAATGTTGTTAAGGCGATCTGTTCGTTTGCAAATAACCAAACGTTATGGGTAGTTATGCCGTACATGGCTGGAGGATCTTGTCTTCACATAATGAAATCAGTCTATCCGGATGGTTTCGAGGAAGCTGTCATTGCAACACTGCTCCGTGAAGTTCTAAGAGGATTGGAATATCTTCATCATCATGGGCATATACATCGTGATGTCAAG GCGGGAAATATCCTAGTTGATTCTCGTGGTGGAGTTAAGCTTGGAGATTTTGGGGTTTCTGCTTGCCTTTTTGAATCTGGTGACAGACAGCGGGCTAGAAACACTTTCGTGGGAACTCCTTGCTG GATGGCACCAGAGGTAATGGAGCAACTACATGGATATGATTTCAA GGCAGACATATGGTCCTTTGGAATTACCGCACTTGAACTTGCCCATGGTCACGCTCCTTTCTCAAAGTGCCCTCCCATGAAG GTCTTGCTTATGACACTTCAAAATGCTCCCCCCGGTCTTGATTATGAAAGAGATAAGAAATTCTCAAGG CACTTCAAGCAAatggtagctatgtgtttggtaaAAGAGCCTTCAAAAAGGCCGACTGCAACAAAATTGCTCAAGCAATCCTTTTTCAAGCAAGCTCGTTCCCATGATTACATTGTTCGAAAGCTTTTGGAGGGATTGCCTGGCCTTGGCGCTAGATATCAAGCTTTGAAG GAAAAGGATGAACATTTACTTGCTCAAAAGAAAATGCCTGATGGTAGAAAGGAAGAAATCTCGCAG GATGAATACAAAAGGGGTATCAGCAGCTGGAACTTTGACATTGATGACCTGAAGTCTCAAGCCTCACTG ATTTCAGAGTGTGAGGACACGATATCATCTAAAGATACAGATATATCGTCTATCTATGACTTCGACACCAGCTTGCAGGAGCAAGCACTCGAAGGGTCTCTTTTTTCAATGAAGTATGATACTGACATC GAAAATGATGTCATGGCCAATGATAAGTCAGCTGTTTCATCACCCGAGCAGTCTGTTTGTCTATCAAG GAAACACAGCTCTATGGAAAGCTGTGATTTGGACTTGCAAGAGAAAGATTTGGATGCCATTCCAACAAGCTCATTTCAGGAAAGGAAGTGTTCTTTCAGTTCTTGCTCATCAGATGGTTTTCTTTCTTCCAAAGAGAG TTCTTTCAGCTCTAAGCCACAAATCAACATTCATAACCGTGACAAGGGTAGCGGAGGGGTCTTGCAAGTAGCAGATGAGCCATCTCCTGAAGCTATTTCTAGGGCACCTAAATCATTGG TATCAAATGTTGATGAACATGATGATAGATCAAAACCTCCACTTATACAGCAAAGAGGTCGTTTTAAAGTTACACCTGGGAATGTCGAGTTGGATAAG GCTCACTCACCTGGCCTACAAAAGTCTCACAGCATGCAG ACAATTTCTCAACTTTCTGCATTAAGCATACCATCTTCAGCTGAGGCTGCTTCAAGCATTATTGGTGGCTCCTTGTACATCCAGTTATACAATGTTTTGCAGACCAATCTGCTTCAGAGG GAACAGATACTTCATGCGATGAAGCAGTTATACATTTCTGATTCTATTTCACCTGTTCGGATGCATTCGTTAAGTCGTTCCCCATCTCCATCATCAGCTTTATCGGTAGATAGATCCATG TTGGAAGCAGCacaagagaaggagaaggaactGGTCAATGAAGTCCTGGAGCTACAATGGCG GTTATTGTGTGCACAGGATGAGGTGCAGAGGCTCAAAGCAAAAGCAGCCCAG ATCTGA